Part of the Fusobacteriaceae bacterium genome is shown below.
CTTTCGGCAGCAGTTCCTTGATCAGTTCCACATGTTTTGCCGTGGGAATCCGGTTGCAGGCCCCGGTCACGTTCTTCTGCAGGACCCCAGCGCTTTCGGGGTAAGCCACGACCGTAAAGAAAACGGGTTTGGTCTTTACCACATTGACAGCCGCCTGAGCCGCCGGCGTCGCCACCGCTACGATGATGTCCGCCGTTTCGTTGAATTCCTGGGCGATCAGCTGGGATGTCGGAAAGTCCCCCTGGGCATTTTTGTAAAGAATGTTTACTTTGCTTTCGTCATAGCCCTTTTCTTTGAGTCCGTCAATGACGCCCCTGCGGGATTCATCGAGAGAAAAGTGCTCGACGATTTGGGTGATTCCCACGGTGATTCTGTCGTCTTTCTTTGATTTGGCCAGAAGCCCCGCGCTCAGGATCAGACTTGCCACTACCAACGTTACTGCCGTTATGCCGAATTTTCTCATTTTTCATTTCCTCCGTTTTTTGATTTTAAAGGTTAAAATAAAATTCCCCGTCCATCGCTTCATAGACAGGGAATCAGGTTTACGCGTTTGTACGTTTCGGAGTTCGGGTTTTTTCGAACAAAAAAGCCCGTTTTTTCATAAAACAGGCTTTGACGACTATTTTTTATCTTCAACGATAACAAGGGAAGCGGCGGAATTTTGATCCGACGATCCTCAATTCACAGCAAACAATGGCAAAACCTGATTTACCTGCCTATTCGATAAGTCATGTAATCTGCTCTGCCACCACCAAGTAAACCGGATTGTCATTTGTTCACCTCCTTAACTTTGATCTTGTTACCCGCTATGATAGCGTATTCTTTCCGATTTGTCAAATCTTTTTTTTCGGGTCCCCTTTAAAAGCGTGAATTTTGGCTGGAAAAATCACGGATGTGCACGGGGCTTATGGATTTTCGAGGAGAAAATCGGCGATATTCTCCCTGTGGATCACCTCGAAGGAACAATCCGGATAGGCCGAGAGGAAAACTTTCGGGTGTTTCAGCTTCGCCATGGGATTCCAATTGAACTCCCAGGCCCGGAGCTCTCCGTCCAGCTCTTCGATATAGTCCACTTCCTGCTGTTGCTGGGTCCTCCAAAACCAACAGTTGGCGAAACGCCGGATATATTCGTTGCGTTTGAGCCGCTCGCTGATCACAAAATTCTCCCAGAGCTTCCCGACGTCGTCGCGATTTTCCGCGGCGCGGAAGTCGGCGACAACCGCGTTCCGGATCCCGTTGTCCCAAAAATAGATTTTTCGGCTGGCCTTCAGCTCGTTTCTCAGGTTGCGGG
Proteins encoded:
- a CDS encoding ABC transporter substrate-binding protein; amino-acid sequence: MRKFGITAVTLVVASLILSAGLLAKSKKDDRITVGITQIVEHFSLDESRRGVIDGLKEKGYDESKVNILYKNAQGDFPTSQLIAQEFNETADIIVAVATPAAQAAVNVVKTKPVFFTVVAYPESAGVLQKNVTGACNRIPTAKHVELIKELLPKAKKIGIIYNNSEKNSAETMSEFSKKAKEAGYELVVRTVTTTNDIASAMDSIVGEIDLLYSTNDNMIATAYPIVIDKCNAKNIPIISAVKVFVDQGALATEYIDEYDVGIETGHMIARYLEGEKIENMPYIPVEKSTRYINPDIAKKFGI